ATCCCGGCGCCGCTGATGAAAAGCTCCGCGCTGGACAGGGTCTGCCCCGAGGGCAGCCCCGTCATGAAAATAACTTTTCTTCGGGAGGAGTGCTGGAAAATGGAAAACAAGGCGTGTATCACAAAGGAAGCGAAAGGACTCGGCTTCTTTGAAAAGTATCTCACCGTCTGGGTGGTCCTGAGCATCCTTGCCGGAATCGGGCTCGGCAAAGTCGCCCCCGGCTTCGCAAAGACCCTCGACGGCATGGCTCTCTGGGTGGGAGGGGCTCCGGTGGTCTCGATTCCCATCGCCATATGCCTTTTCTTCATGATGTACCCCATCATGGTGAAGATCGACTTTACCGAGGTCCTGAAGGCGGGAAAGAACATCAGGCCGGTCGGGCTCACCCTCTTCATAAATTGGGCGGTGAAGCCCTTCACCATGTATGCCATCGCCGTTTTCTTCCTCGGGAAGATCTTCATCCGCTTCATCGGGCCAGACGCGGTCGACCTGGTGCGGCTTCCCTTCGGTCTCAACCTCGAGCCCGGCGCTACCTACGGTCTCGGTACGGTGGTCCTTGAAAACGGTGTCCGGATGCTTTCCGTCCCCCTGTGGCGGAGCTACCTCGCGGGCTGCATCCTGCTCGGCATCGCCCCCTGCACCGCCATGGTGCTGGTATGGGGGTACCTCGCCAGGGGCAATGACGGGCACACCCTCGTAATGGTGGCCATCAACTCCCTTACCATGCTCTTTCTCTACGGCCCCCTTGGCGGGTTCCTCCTCGGTGTGGGGCGAATTCCGGTGCCGTGGCAGGCCCTCGCACTCTCCATTGCCGTCTACGTGGCGCTGCCCCTGGCGGCGGGCTACATTTCCAGGAAAATGATCCTCAGGACAAAAGGGGAGGCCTGGTTCCGGGAGAAGTTCCTTCATTACCTGACGCCGGTCACCATCGCGGCGCTTCTCATCACCCTCGTGCTGCTCTTCTCCTTCAAGGGGGAGGTCATCGTCGCCAATCCGCTGACGATCCTGTGGATCGCCATACCGCTCTTTATCCAGACAGTGCTGATCTTCGGCCTGGGCTACTGGCTCTCGAAAAAACTCGGCCTGTCCTACCAGGACGCCGCGCCGTCCGCCATGATCGGCGCGTCCAACCACTTCGAGGTGGCCATCGCCACGGCCACCATGCTGTTCGGCCTCTCCTCCGGCGCGGCCCTCGCCACGGTGGTGGGCGTGCTCATCGAGGTGCCGGTGATGCTGATGCTGGTCAAGTTCTGCAACAACACGACGCACTGGTTCCGGCAGGGGTATTAGAAGCTTCTCCAGTCCGGGAAGGAGCGGTTTTCTGATGAAACCTGATCTGAAAGAAGGAGTGCTATGAATACGTTCGTCGTTTCGCTTCAGTTCTTCGCGTTCATCTTCCTCGAGCTGACGGTTCTCTTCCTCGGGGTGAGCACGCTCGTCGGGCTGATCTTCGAGTACATATCCGACGACGCGATCCGCCGCAGGATGTCTTCGAAAGGGCTCCTCGGAAACTTTCTCGGAGCGGCCCTCGGGGCAATAACGCCCTTCTGCTCCTGCTCAACGATTCCCATGACGGTGGGCTTCCTTCGCGCCGGAGTACCCTTCGGGGCGACGCTCTCTTTCGTCCTCGCTTCGCCTTTGTTGAATCCGGTCATCATGGTCATGTTCTGGGCGCTGCTGGGGTGGAAAGCGTGCCTGACCTACTGGGCAGTAACCTTCGTGGTCGCGATGTTCAGCGGAATGCTGCTTGAATCCTTCGGCTTCGCCGGGGACGTGAAGAACGTCCGCGTCAGCGGAGGGCACGGCGCTCGGGAGCCGCTTCCCTCGTTCGGGGCGAAGCTCCGACGGGCATTTTCGGGCGCGTGGGCCGACTTTCGGGGCGTCCTTGCCTATCTCCTTGTCGGCGTCGGCATCGGCGCGGCCATTTACGGCTACGTCCCGAACGACTTGATCGTCACTATAGCCGGACCGCAGAACCCGCTGGCCATACCTGCCGCCGCTATCATCGGTATTCCGCTCTATGTCCGGGCGGAGACGGTAATTCCCATCGGCGTCGCCCTGATGGAAAAGGGCATGAGCCTCGGGGCGGTGGTTGCCCTCGTCATCGGAGGAGCGGGGATGAGTATTCCGGAGATGAGCATGCTTGCGGGGATTTTCAAGACCCGCCTCGTGTGCGTCTTCGTCGCGCTGGTTTTTTCGACTGCCGTCATGGCGGGCGTGGTTTTTAATTTCATTCAGATATAGGAGGCGGTTGTAATGGCGGAAAAGAAAGAGGGTTTCTTCGGCAGGCTCTTTGGAGGCGGCTGCGGATGCGGGTGCTGTAACGTGAAGATTGAAGAAGTTCCGGAAGATGAATCAGTGAACAAAGAAACAGCACAGGAGAAAAAGGAAGAAAAGTAAACCCTGTGGAGAAGGGGATCCGGGAAGGTTCCCCTTCAGTTGGTCTTTTTTATGTGGTAACATTGCCACATAATGGGGGCGATTGAAAACAAAAGAAAAACTGCAGGAGGAAAAAGCGGCGATTCTGAAAGGGATTGCCCATCCGGTCCGCCTTCGGGTAGTGGAAGCCCTTGCCTGCCGGGAGATGTGCGTCTGCGAAATTGCCGAGCTCTTCGATTTTGACAGGACCACCATCAGCAAGCATCTTTCGCTGATGAAAGGCCTGGGCATTCTGGACAGCCGGAAGGACGGACTGAACGTGATGTACAGCCTGAGGATGAAATGTCTCGCCTCCCTTCTTTCCTGCGTGGAAAAAGTGGTTCTTGGGCAGGAGGCGGACATGTCCGCACTGTTCTGCGGGTGCGGTTCTTTATCAAACAATGACCGTGAGGAGGAATTAAACGCATGAAAATACAGATCCTGGGGACGGGGTGCCCTAAGTGCAAAAAACTGGCCGATCTGGCCGAACAGGCCGCCAGAGAGCTCGGGCTCGCCTACGAGCTTGAAAAGGTCACGGAGATTCCGAAAATCATCGCTTTCGGAGTGGTGGCGACACCGGGGCTTGCGGTCGACGGCAAGGTTCTCGCAGCCGGGAGCCTGCCCTCTTATGAAAAGGTGAAGGAACTTCTTGCGGCTTCGGCGAAATAGCGTAGAAAGACGAGTCCCCGGGACGACCGGGGGTTTTTTTTGAACAGTTTGAGTGAAGAAATTGTCACATATTTGCATTGGAGATGATTCGTTCATGAGCGACCGCAAAAAGTTTTTCTGGATTGCATTGTTCTTCCTGACCTTTTACTTCCTCCCCGAGGGAAATGAACGGGTGATCGCCGGTCTTACGGAATCGGTGGCCATGATGGCCGACTATGCCAGGGAACACGTTCTTCTCTGCCTGATCCCCGCATTTTTCATCGCGGGTGCCATTTCGGTGTTCGTGAGCCGGCAGTCGGTGATGAAGTATCTGGGGGCAAAGGCGAAGAAAGGGATTGCTTACTCCGTGGCCTCCGTCTCCGGGACGGTGCTCGCAGTGTGTTCCTGCACCGTGCTGCCCCTCTTCGCCGGGATTTACATGCGGGGCGCCGGGCTTGGCCCGGCGACAGCATTTTTATACTCCGGACCTGCAATAAATGTGCTGGCCATCGTTCTCACGGCCCGGGTGCTCGGCCTTGAGCTGGGCATCGCCAGGGCGGTGGGGGCGGTAATATTCAGCGTGGTGATCGGTCTTCTCATGGCGGCCATTTTCGGCAGGGAGGAACAGACCCGACAGGAGGGGTTCGCCCAGCTCCCTGAGGAAGAGGGCGGCCGCCCTCTATGGAAGACCGTTGTGTACATGGCGGGCATGGTGGTTTTTCTCGTCTTCGCCAACTGGGCGGCGCCGAAGACCTCCAGCGCCTTCTGGGAAGGGGTTTACAACCTGAAGTGGGTGCTCTCAGGGGCAGGAATTGCCGTCACGGTGCTGACCGCATGGATGTGGTTCACCCGTGACGAGCGGCAGGACTGGTATGCGTCCACGTGGGGATACGCTCTCCAGGTCATGCCCCTGCTCTTCGGCGGTGTTTTGGTGGCGGGCTTCCTGCTGGGCCGTCCCGGCCACGAGGCTCTCATCCCGAGCCGCTACGTGGCCATGCTCGTGGGAGGGAACTCCCTCGGGGCCAATTTCTTCGCCTCCATTTCCGGCGCGTTCATGTATTTCGCCACCCTCACCGAAGTCCCCATCCTCCAGGGACTGCTCGGCGCCGGCATGGGCAAGGGGCCTGCTCTCGCGCTGCTCCTGGCAGGCCCGGCCCTCTCCCTGCCGAGTATGCTGGTCATCAACAGCATCCTGGGGCCCAGGAAGACGGGAACCTATGTCGTCCTGGTAGTCCTTCTTTCCACGGTGGCGGGCATGCTGTTCGGCATGGTGTCTTCCTGACGGGAAAGGCGTGGTT
The Aminivibrio sp. genome window above contains:
- the arsB gene encoding ACR3 family arsenite efflux transporter, with product MVEAPKNFLVPGRFGIAAVRREDIPAPLMKSSALDRVCPEGSPVMKITFLREECWKMENKACITKEAKGLGFFEKYLTVWVVLSILAGIGLGKVAPGFAKTLDGMALWVGGAPVVSIPIAICLFFMMYPIMVKIDFTEVLKAGKNIRPVGLTLFINWAVKPFTMYAIAVFFLGKIFIRFIGPDAVDLVRLPFGLNLEPGATYGLGTVVLENGVRMLSVPLWRSYLAGCILLGIAPCTAMVLVWGYLARGNDGHTLVMVAINSLTMLFLYGPLGGFLLGVGRIPVPWQALALSIAVYVALPLAAGYISRKMILRTKGEAWFREKFLHYLTPVTIAALLITLVLLFSFKGEVIVANPLTILWIAIPLFIQTVLIFGLGYWLSKKLGLSYQDAAPSAMIGASNHFEVAIATATMLFGLSSGAALATVVGVLIEVPVMLMLVKFCNNTTHWFRQGY
- a CDS encoding permease — protein: MNTFVVSLQFFAFIFLELTVLFLGVSTLVGLIFEYISDDAIRRRMSSKGLLGNFLGAALGAITPFCSCSTIPMTVGFLRAGVPFGATLSFVLASPLLNPVIMVMFWALLGWKACLTYWAVTFVVAMFSGMLLESFGFAGDVKNVRVSGGHGAREPLPSFGAKLRRAFSGAWADFRGVLAYLLVGVGIGAAIYGYVPNDLIVTIAGPQNPLAIPAAAIIGIPLYVRAETVIPIGVALMEKGMSLGAVVALVIGGAGMSIPEMSMLAGIFKTRLVCVFVALVFSTAVMAGVVFNFIQI
- a CDS encoding helix-turn-helix transcriptional regulator — protein: MKTKEKLQEEKAAILKGIAHPVRLRVVEALACREMCVCEIAELFDFDRTTISKHLSLMKGLGILDSRKDGLNVMYSLRMKCLASLLSCVEKVVLGQEADMSALFCGCGSLSNNDREEELNA
- a CDS encoding thioredoxin family protein gives rise to the protein MKIQILGTGCPKCKKLADLAEQAARELGLAYELEKVTEIPKIIAFGVVATPGLAVDGKVLAAGSLPSYEKVKELLAASAK
- a CDS encoding permease; its protein translation is MSDRKKFFWIALFFLTFYFLPEGNERVIAGLTESVAMMADYAREHVLLCLIPAFFIAGAISVFVSRQSVMKYLGAKAKKGIAYSVASVSGTVLAVCSCTVLPLFAGIYMRGAGLGPATAFLYSGPAINVLAIVLTARVLGLELGIARAVGAVIFSVVIGLLMAAIFGREEQTRQEGFAQLPEEEGGRPLWKTVVYMAGMVVFLVFANWAAPKTSSAFWEGVYNLKWVLSGAGIAVTVLTAWMWFTRDERQDWYASTWGYALQVMPLLFGGVLVAGFLLGRPGHEALIPSRYVAMLVGGNSLGANFFASISGAFMYFATLTEVPILQGLLGAGMGKGPALALLLAGPALSLPSMLVINSILGPRKTGTYVVLVVLLSTVAGMLFGMVSS